A single genomic interval of Dyella sp. GSA-30 harbors:
- a CDS encoding MFS transporter: protein MTSIRLRLFAVFAAGYFVSFLFRGVNLGFAPFLTRELGFSASDLGTLTSMYFLGFAGAQIPAGVLLDHYGPRRVTSCVMLLAAAGIFLFGSASSLGVMMIGRLLIGVGVSVCLGGAFKATAQYFPVTQLTLINGLVMAVGGLGGVAVGAPLTWLLTVTSWRSVCMGLAGLTAIVATLIWLFAPAPRDTHQQPSVLEQFKGTWHILSSRAFWKLAAFSGINQGVFYAMQSLWVGAFLHDTLPAAPDSGARVATMVSILGAAFIVGNIAFGALARTLEKRGVSVYLSSGITMMLFVVVQALIAARVPLPEPVLWSAYGALGGTGILTYAVLAHYFPVRFIGRVNTTFTLVIFLLIFVFQIGIGRVLGHWPASEGHYPLVAHQTVWAGLVVLQLLAAIWYFLPGSHPGSHKPAIPDSLTDANVRE, encoded by the coding sequence ATGACTTCCATCAGGCTCCGCCTCTTTGCCGTCTTTGCGGCCGGCTATTTCGTCTCGTTCCTGTTTCGTGGCGTCAATCTCGGTTTTGCCCCTTTTCTGACCCGGGAGCTTGGCTTTTCTGCCAGTGATCTGGGCACGTTGACCAGCATGTACTTTCTCGGCTTTGCCGGGGCGCAGATTCCGGCGGGTGTGTTGCTCGATCACTACGGCCCGCGTCGTGTCACATCGTGCGTCATGTTGTTGGCCGCCGCGGGCATCTTTTTGTTCGGCAGCGCGAGCAGCCTGGGCGTCATGATGATCGGCCGTCTGCTGATCGGCGTTGGCGTGTCGGTCTGCTTAGGTGGTGCGTTCAAGGCCACAGCGCAGTACTTTCCGGTGACTCAGCTGACCCTGATCAATGGTCTGGTGATGGCGGTCGGCGGCCTCGGTGGGGTAGCTGTCGGCGCACCACTGACATGGCTGCTTACGGTTACCAGCTGGCGATCGGTATGCATGGGGCTGGCCGGATTGACCGCGATCGTCGCCACGTTGATCTGGTTGTTCGCACCAGCACCGCGCGATACGCATCAGCAACCGAGTGTGCTGGAGCAATTCAAGGGAACTTGGCACATCCTCAGCAGCCGTGCATTCTGGAAACTGGCTGCGTTTTCCGGCATCAACCAGGGCGTGTTCTACGCGATGCAGTCGCTATGGGTCGGCGCGTTTCTGCATGATACGTTGCCAGCTGCTCCCGATAGCGGTGCGCGAGTTGCCACCATGGTGTCGATACTCGGTGCCGCGTTCATTGTCGGCAATATCGCTTTTGGCGCGCTGGCACGCACGCTCGAAAAGCGCGGTGTGTCGGTTTACTTGTCATCCGGTATCACGATGATGTTGTTTGTCGTCGTGCAAGCATTGATTGCGGCGCGTGTGCCTTTGCCCGAGCCGGTGCTGTGGTCGGCTTACGGTGCTTTGGGTGGCACCGGGATATTGACCTACGCCGTGCTTGCGCATTATTTCCCGGTACGTTTTATCGGCCGGGTCAATACCACATTCACTCTGGTGATTTTCCTGCTGATCTTTGTGTTTCAGATAGGCATAGGTCGTGTGCTGGGGCATTGGCCAGCCAGCGAAGGCCATTACCCGTTAGTGGCGCATCAAACCGTATGGGCTGGCCTGGTCGTGCTTCAGTTGCTGGCGGCTATCTGGTATTTCCTGCCAGGATCGCATCCCGGTTCGCACAAGCCAGCTATTCCCGACAGCCTCACAGATGCTAACGTAAGGGAATAG
- a CDS encoding alpha/beta fold hydrolase — MTTDPTVHFFEGRDGARLAYRELGHGRPLILIHGYFSTAVVNWVRYGHAAKLVSQGYRVIMPDLRAHGDSAKPHDAVSYPPDVLADDGFALIEQLALTDYDLGGYSLGARTAMRMLARGARPARAILSGMGLEGLVHTAGRSEHFRHILTHLGTFQRGSAEFMAEAFLKTVGGDPEALLRVLDTFVDTPLDVIERIEVPALVLTGVDDRDNGSARELAQAMPHARYVEVPGTHMSAVTLPQLGAAMAEFLGAA; from the coding sequence GTGACAACTGATCCGACTGTTCACTTTTTCGAAGGCCGTGATGGTGCCCGGCTCGCTTATCGCGAACTGGGCCACGGCCGACCGCTGATATTGATCCACGGCTACTTTTCCACCGCCGTAGTGAACTGGGTGCGTTATGGCCACGCGGCGAAGCTCGTATCGCAGGGCTATCGCGTGATCATGCCCGACCTGCGCGCGCACGGTGACAGCGCCAAACCGCATGATGCGGTCTCCTATCCGCCGGATGTGCTGGCCGATGACGGCTTTGCATTGATCGAGCAGCTCGCGCTGACCGACTACGACCTGGGCGGGTATTCGCTAGGTGCGCGCACGGCGATGCGGATGCTGGCACGCGGCGCCAGGCCGGCACGAGCGATCTTGTCGGGTATGGGATTGGAAGGGCTTGTGCACACGGCAGGGCGTAGCGAGCATTTTCGCCATATCCTCACGCATCTGGGGACGTTTCAGCGAGGCTCGGCGGAATTCATGGCCGAGGCCTTTCTCAAGACCGTTGGCGGCGATCCGGAAGCCTTGCTGCGTGTGCTCGATACGTTTGTCGATACGCCGCTGGATGTGATCGAGCGCATCGAAGTACCCGCGCTGGTGTTGACCGGCGTTGACGATCGCGATAACGGTTCGGCACGAGAGCTTGCGCAGGCGATGCCGCATGCTCGCTATGTCGAAGTGCCTGGGACGCATATGAGTGCGGTGACCTTGCCGCAGCTTGGAGCGGCCATGGCTGAGTTTTTAGGGGCGGCGTAG
- a CDS encoding glycoside hydrolase family 43 protein, with the protein MRFTSKAIVSASLAVASIMAHAGNPVFPGWYADPEAQIFEHQYWIYPTTSERYADQTYFDAFSSPDLVHWTRHAHVLDAAHVAWAKKAMWAPALVAKDGKFYFFFGANDIQNDKDLGGIGVAVADRPQGPYRDLLGKPLIGAFHNGAQPIDQFVFKDSDGAYYIIYGGWGHANIARLKDDFSGIANLPDGSQFKEITPQNYVEGPCMFKRNGKYYLMWSEGGWTGPDYSVAYAMADSPLGPFERIGKILQQDPAIATGAGHHSVFHVEKDDTWYIVYHRRPIGDTAANHRVVSIDRMAFDARGHILPVKITNEGVTAHPLP; encoded by the coding sequence ATGCGTTTTACAAGCAAAGCGATCGTTTCCGCCTCCTTGGCCGTGGCATCGATCATGGCCCATGCCGGCAACCCGGTTTTCCCGGGCTGGTATGCGGACCCGGAAGCACAGATCTTCGAGCACCAGTACTGGATTTATCCCACCACTTCCGAACGCTATGCCGATCAGACGTATTTCGATGCGTTCTCTTCGCCCGACCTGGTTCATTGGACCCGGCATGCTCACGTGCTGGACGCCGCGCACGTGGCCTGGGCAAAGAAAGCGATGTGGGCGCCGGCGCTGGTGGCCAAAGACGGCAAGTTCTATTTCTTTTTCGGCGCCAACGACATCCAGAACGACAAGGACCTGGGCGGCATCGGTGTGGCGGTAGCCGACCGGCCGCAGGGGCCATATCGCGACCTGCTCGGCAAGCCGCTGATCGGCGCGTTTCATAACGGCGCACAGCCGATCGACCAGTTCGTCTTCAAGGACAGCGACGGCGCCTACTACATCATCTACGGCGGCTGGGGCCACGCGAATATCGCCCGGCTCAAGGACGACTTCAGCGGCATCGCCAACTTGCCTGACGGCAGTCAGTTCAAGGAAATCACACCGCAGAACTACGTCGAAGGCCCTTGCATGTTCAAACGCAACGGCAAGTACTACCTGATGTGGTCCGAGGGCGGCTGGACCGGCCCGGATTACTCCGTGGCCTACGCCATGGCCGATTCACCACTGGGGCCATTCGAGCGCATCGGCAAGATTCTGCAGCAGGACCCGGCCATTGCCACCGGCGCGGGCCATCACTCGGTATTTCATGTGGAAAAAGACGATACCTGGTACATCGTCTATCACCGCCGGCCGATCGGCGACACGGCGGCGAACCATCGCGTGGTATCGATCGACCGGATGGCATTCGATGCACGTGGGCATATCTTGCCGGTGAAGATTACGAATGAGGGTGTGACGGCGCATCCGTTGCCTTGA